The region ACACAAAACAGTTACTTTCTGCTACTCCAGCCTTAAACAGCAACTTCACTTTAACATATTAACTGGAAATGCCAGAGGATCGAGCTGTACACAACCTGCCACTAGACTACTATGTTCGTCGTTGAGCTGAAAAGCAGGAATTCGATGAGAGAATAGTGATATTTCACTCCAGAGTACCTTCCGAATATCTGGCTTGTTCGGTAGTTTACTAGGAGCCATAAAAACAGACTTGAAACCAGCTTGAGGTATCAAACTCGAAACTTCAATATTTTCCTTGTTACATTTTAGAACTTCCACTATGTCGAACTCGCAACTCTGCAAGACAAAACCCAAACGCTTATCATTCCACGATTTGTGCATTGCCCATATCTCTCCTTTCCAGGGACATATTGCATATTTGTCATCACCGAATTGTTTTGCTTTCACTTTATGTGAAAATGAACTTGGAAAGAAGATTTCAGGTTCTCCTTTGCAGACTCTAAACATTCCACAACTAGAAGGCGGTGGGTGTGTTGATTCAAGCAATGTTGCATACACTAACATTAAAGCAGATTCTACATTCATAATCTGAACATAATTATTAGCAGTGTCATCCTTTTGACCATATAGTGCCCACAACTGACCTGGTTTAAACTTTGAAATAGACTTGTCCTCTCTAAACTTATGAAAGCCTTCTGAAGATAAATCATCAGCTGAAAAACCTGGATAAACTATTAGACtttttgaaatatttaaaggAATTGTGTCTGATGAACCATGCTTTTTCCATGGGCGGAAATTATCATTAAATTCTTGGTCCTTGAAACCGTTCAAGTCCTTTAAACTTCCCTTCTGAGCTTTACTGTGACTACAATCTGCGACCAGACGAGTTTTTGATGTCTGCATACTTGAAAATTTTGTTTCTAAAGAACCATGCCTTTTAGATGTAAGGAAATCAGCAGATCCTTGGTCCTGAAAACCACCCAACTGCTTTGATCTTTCTTTCCGAGTTGAAGAAGGACTACATTCCGTATCCAGACCTACAGCCTTTGTTGCAGTCTTCAGGATCATGGAGTTTATTGTAGGATTTACTTGTCCTTTGCCATATCTTTTAATTGCATCTCTGCTCCTATTCTCTGAATTGACCTTCCCAGGGGAACACGTTATAGTGAAAGAGTCCGGTAGAGAAGCAGGATCAAGTTCAAGACATCCTTTGGGTACACCATCCGTTTCAGATTCATTAATTCTAAATGATGGGACTTGATGGGAAAATTTAAGCAACTCACAAGAAAGTATCCGTGAGTAGGGACTCCCTACCTGGGTTTTTCTCCGGAACAAACTTAAAAATCCATTTACTTTTTCCAAGTGGGCAATCTTTACTCCAGTAATATCGTTGAAATCTGAGACAACCTCAACAATTTCAAACAGGAATTGGTCATGATTCTTGGGGTCAGACTTCCAAGTAATGTGCCAATCCTTGAAAATGGCCCAGATCTCCCCTTTTCTGGGATATATAACATAACAATTAGAATTTAAATTCTTGGCACAAATCTGGTGGGAGAAACAAAGATGGCTTAGAGTATCCTCCGAACTGGTGCATGCAAATTTTCCACAGGCCACAGGTAAGCCTGTCTTTACCCAATCAATCTCACTTTGGCATTCTGGTTGAGGCTCCAACCAAGTAATTTGAATCTCTTTTGATGATCGTACCTTCCTGATCTTCGCATAAAATCTTGGCATAGAATCAACACAATCATAACATGCCCATAACTGATCGACTGCAAAATTCTTTTCTTCCTTGTCTTTGGTAAAATTACTGCATTCTGGTTCAGCTGATACATAATAGTCTAGCTCTGGAGGGAACTCTAAGTTTAAATTGGCTTCTTGTTTGGATGTCACTTTGCACAGATCAGCAGAAGGTGGTATGCCAGCTGAATTACATACCTCAGCTACCAAATTGTCTAAAGTTCCATAATTTCCAGCTGAATCACATAACTCAACTTCCACATTGTCTACAGTTTGTCGATTCTGATCTTCCAAAGGATTAGAGCATAATCGGCTCTTTTTGGACTCTCTGTTGAAACTCATATATCCACCTTCTTCAGGAATATGGACTTTATATAGGTCAGACATCATCCTGGCAAAAACATTGTCAGCAATTTTTTCTGGATCAGGACCAGTAGAACCACTTCTAGTATCAGATCTTCCAACAGAGCCAGAACCCAAATGGatctctctttttctttttctcatGTTCAGTGATTCCCTGGGGTTAACATTAGCATTGGGCAATACCGTGTCTTCAGTGCATACACGCTGATATTCTTTCCCTCTGGTCTTCAAGATCGCATCATCGACATCAAGACCTTTTGCCTTTGGAGGTCCCAGATTGATAGCCTCCCATTTTGGAACTCTTTTCTGTTGACATAAAGCAGGCTGACCCCGAGTAGAACGTAAATTTCCAGCTGGAGCATTAGACTTTTCTTTGTTAGCTTGTCGCACTGCACTGCCCGGACTTGTATCATTAGCAACAATTTGTTTTGAACAACTCGGACAAAAAAGACTTCCATTAGAAGTATATTTTGTATACTGGAATTTTGCAGTACAAAAAGGACAAATTTCAAATGTTTGCTTGCTGTTCAACATCTCTGGTTGTATAGGTTGCTGATGCTTTAATTTGGTAACTGAAGAATCAGAGAACTTTGGGATCTCCCTCTGGACTGCACATGATTCTCTCGATGAGTGATTCTTACTTCTCAGATGATAAGGTTGCTCTCGTTGGGAAAATTTGGAAGCTGCCATCCCTGCATCACTTATCCACTCTCAGGGTATTTCAAACTACACTAATTTAACATAACTAATCAGCTTGATAGAAAAATTGTCAGATATATGGGGATATACTGG is a window of Apium graveolens cultivar Ventura chromosome 11, ASM990537v1, whole genome shotgun sequence DNA encoding:
- the LOC141695569 gene encoding uncharacterized protein LOC141695569, coding for MEENMSSNMQVTEMKRKGLKKAILSLLVEWKDLEDHFDSCPNLNPTLNQLQYHQHAQDKSKDQGLDKNQVESSSQNPMHDKLKETDVSNGSCDHDRVEVLENEVEKLKERWERLVSKEKEVGRVEVLCKEKLKEIDGKLKEMEFSRNFIEERAKELDLKQKELDDGFRDLESRKLEFIQIPRKSGGVLCSSADMVGSKSSQERPPHLRSTNHALRESCEVQNAIPHASHSLDTNLNNNQPTQSDLTDSRKKLHTSCPFCNTIVQYPKDFYTGGLCCSSCSKRIVVNDSGPHNTVLQANQDKSGAPAETLCVTQDQPDLSQQKRIPRLEEINLGALESEEFPPSSMDYERNPSHKLKKLNRAKKAEGLTVSEATLKTRGKEYQRSSTEDKSSPSANVNPSVLRNLRSTRRRREIDLGFGSVGKFDTTSGSRGPDLNRDADVISSSAGMAASKFSQREQPYHLRSKNHSSRESCAVQREIPKFSDSSVTKLKHQQPIQPEMLNSKQTFEICPFCTAKFQYTKYTSNGSLFCPSCSKQIVANDTSPGSAVRQANKEKSNAPAGNLRSTRGQPALCQQKRVPKWEAINLGPPKAKGLDVDDAILKTRGKEYQRVCTEDTVLPNANVNPRESLNMRKRKREIHLGSGSVGRSDTRSGSTGPDPEKIADNVFARMMSDLYKVHIPEEGGYMSFNRESKKSRLCSNPLEDQNRQTVDNVEVELCDSAGNYGTLDNLVAEVCNSAGIPPSADLCKVTSKQEANLNLEFPPELDYYVSAEPECSNFTKDKEEKNFAVDQLWACYDCVDSMPRFYAKIRKVRSSKEIQITWLEPQPECQSEIDWVKTGLPVACGKFACTSSEDTLSHLCFSHQICAKNLNSNCYVIYPRKGEIWAIFKDWHITWKSDPKNHDQFLFEIVEVVSDFNDITGVKIAHLEKVNGFLSLFRRKTQVGSPYSRILSCELLKFSHQVPSFRINESETDGVPKGCLELDPASLPDSFTITCSPGKVNSENRSRDAIKRYGKGQVNPTINSMILKTATKAVGLDTECSPSSTRKERSKQLGGFQDQGSADFLTSKRHGSLETKFSSMQTSKTRLVADCSHSKAQKGSLKDLNGFKDQEFNDNFRPWKKHGSSDTIPLNISKSLIVYPGFSADDLSSEGFHKFREDKSISKFKPGQLWALYGQKDDTANNYVQIMNVESALMLVYATLLESTHPPPSSCGMFRVCKGEPEIFFPSSFSHKVKAKQFGDDKYAICPWKGEIWAMHKSWNDKRLGFVLQSCEFDIVEVLKCNKENIEVSSLIPQAGFKSVFMAPSKLPNKPDIRKVLWSEISLFSHRIPAFQLNDEHSSLVAGCVQLDPLAFPVNMLK